The DNA region ttattagatataactcgaaaagtagttgttagatctcaaataaatttaaatgggaccaattggcacacaccacctttcgattaaaacaaaatttgtcgaaatcggtctacccggtcaaaaattctgatgtaacatacataaaaaaaaatacagtcgaattgagcacctcctccttttttggaagtcggttaaaaactggtGATCAATGTACACAGAATTTTCGAATAAATGTCAAATGACGAAATACTTATTTGTATTGGTTTtaagagaaaataattattttgcatattataaattaattaaaatgaaaaagattCACGTCCaagtagtttttaaaattttgtttttatcttcTTTTAACGTCAATGTTCAGAGTTTTAGGTCAACCACCGTTTCTTATTGTCACctttatttggtaaaaaaatagaacaaaaaagaAAGTCGATGGGCACGTGACAATCGTACATTtgaaaaaatctcaaaattttaaaacatattttattatttacttatgcGCATTAACATTAATTGAAGACATAGTTaacttttagtttaattaaagttaaggctaagtaattattttatctgaTATTTCAAGTGATAAGATTGgaactcaaaaaattattaatcaatttaaaataaatgttttcattattttcagGTACCTAATTCAAAGGTTATTCCGAAGTGATGTCATATAaagtaactaaaaaataaacattgttaaAAACCAAGCTAAGCGTATAACTTGGAAATATACACAagcttaaaactaaatattaaagattTCATTTAGGTAGCATCTAATGTATTTGATTTTGTGAAAAATTCACTGTCTGAACTCTAGATGGCGTTTAAAAAGATCAATTTTGATTGATCCTTACCATTACCTACCttatttgtattactttttgatTACTTATCACcacttttatgaaatattaatgcatgacttcttttaatttaaacatgtCTACccataatttaaaagtataatttttacattCTGCACTACATTTAAGTTGTAAGCTCAACCATACATTTTCTAAAAGTTTGAAGTATGAGAGCTTTATAATAGATGGCGACAGGCTTATAAAAAGCTTACCATATCCATTTTTGTGGCTACTCGCGCTAGATGGCTCTGTCTGTTTCATTTAAACTAAATGTTGGTAAACGTAAGACATTATCATTGTACCAATTACTGCAATCGTTCATCAATGATGccaatatattttagtttttaggcTGTGCTGAATTGTTAACAGCCTGTAAAGCTCATTGCTGGACAAATTCCTCTAAATATTGGAGAAGGTTTGGGGTTTTCTCTGCTTCTCCAATGTGAGTAGTTTCTTTACCAAGAGTAACGAACGTTATCGGTTATGATACAAATTAGGAACTATGCTGACGTATTTAGTAAAAGACATTAAACttcattaaatacttttttagtatttggatgtaaataaatttcttttgtttttatattcttaaaatatatcattaaacctaaatctaacttatattttaagaaacctataatattattataatataacttctCTCCCCTAATAAATCCAAAACTTTGGAATCGATTTTCTCAGATTCAAGTTCTTAATTTACCGAAGTACGATCTAACAAGCTTAGTTGGTCTTTTTTGTAATCCGTGTAATGATCAAGAAATGGAGAGAATGCTAGGACGAACTTTTGAACCACGAAAACATAATAAATCTGTTTCGAGCGAGAAGTGAATCGGCGATCATCGATGTTGACGGAATATTTGCATTTATGCACTGCCACTTTTAATGTTTCCTAACTAATTAAAACATTCTTTTAACGAATTTGATATTCGAAAATTAAGTTATGTGGTATAGAATGTCGCGATGTCtcgataaaaaacaaattaaaaaaaacttggaacactaaaaatatattacttcatattaattaatatatataaataattaagatcctatctaaatttaaattattatagtgtTCGAAAAGTCTGgaaatagcattttatttaatgttttgttgTGAAAACATTTTTGATGAGATATGAGCATCGTAATCGTTTAGAATTAGTTAACGTTTTAAAACGTAATTAGCCTAATTGTGTCATTATCGAAATAGCAACAAGTTCTCGATTTtactacaattattaaatattctcctattgtaatattttatcgcGATTTTATGAGATAATAATAGTGTCTTTTTCTAGAATGacgattataaaatatgttttcgtTGGAATTTTTCCAATGATTTTCATTACACATTGAGGAGTCATATTATCATATTAACAAGTTACTCTAGTAAcagtttgtttaaataactaacAATATTTGTTTAAGATTTTTGATCTTCGTTTTATAGTACCTAcaatgtttttctttattttacatgaCTTAAAAATAAAGAGGTCTAACATAGTATCAACAAACGCGGCACAACGACAGCGTAACTCGTATGAGTTCCGTATAGAGCCGTGTCTGTAAACAGGAAAGTTACCGAGCACGCGCGGAGGCTACGGTGTCATAGGTCCCGCCCTTAAcctctttaatatttattacgtcTACTCGGCAATGTTTGTATACTTTGCAATTGTTTTTAGTagaatctatttttcatatgtcTAGAATTTAGCAATACGTACATATTTCTGAAAACTATGTCATTTCCCAATAGTTCATCAAtgctttttaaaattcttataatataattatttggataaggttttgtaaataaatgcagtaatagtttttataataatattttttattaaattactcttTTGTAATTGTTCACatattgtgaaatattttcaacgataataaaataacaatttgaacCCACTCAAAGTCGGCAAGGCTCGATACATCATATCTctctacaataatattattctttaatatcacaaaataattatattaaaaactatatctATTAAAGCTTTCAGTTTGAACTTACGAGCTAAGTTTTTTAAACCTACACTATTAAGTTGTGAGATCTAAAATTTTCTTGTTAACACGTTAACTAAAACTATGGATGAGGGCGGACACTTGAGGGGCGTGCGGCTCCAAGCGGTGCTGGAACAGATGTGACCGCGGAGCCGGGTCCGCCCGCTCCAAGCACCGCTGATTACCACGGCCTCCACACTGGCGAACTCTTTGTGAAGCTGTTCGTGGAGCAGTCCAGGGGTACGGCAGTGTGCACTGGCACTGGTGAGGCTGGTGGCGAGGGGGTCACATAACCGGAAGATGAAGACACGGTGGAGAGAGCTGGGCTGGGTGGGCTCGCTGGTGGAGTATCGGTTCCGGCAGCAGCACGCTGGATGTCGTTAAGTTTGTGGCCGAGGTGAGTCATCAGTTGAGTGCCGAGCCTCACATCTACACCAGGGATGGAAGCCAAGCAACGGGAAACTTCATTGGCGGCATGAGTAAATCCAGCTCTAAAGCGGTCGGCGTCCACTGTCGGGTTCAGTGACAGCCGACGTTGACGACGAAGTTTGTGAAGATGACGAACGGTCAATTCCAAAATATCGGCTTTCTCCAGTTTTGCGACGTTTTCGCCTTCCGATTGGAGAGCGCTGACCATCAGCTCCTTGAGTTCGTCGAGGCAGCGATTGATGCGAGCACGTCTCTTGCGCTCGAGCATCGGCTTCATCACTTTGCGATATTGATAAGTGCGCGAGACGGGTTGCGGACCGTCATCCGTAAGCGGATACGCGAGATCGTAGGACATTGTATCTGTTTTGTGTGAGTATGAGTGTGCGTTAGCGTCGAGCGTTGAACGCGGAATGCGGTGTTACGGCCGAGCGGGGGCTTATATAGGGAGCGGAGGGCGCGCGATCGTGGGAACGCGCAGAGCCGTCGAGTTCCCACACGCGCCACCTGTGCGGAGCAGCTGCCGCCGGGGCGCGGGGGGAcacgcgccgcgccgcgcgtgCGCGCCGTAAACAATCGCCGGCGCGGGCGCACGCCGCGACGCCTGGCCCCAGTAATTGTTGCTCATTGCTGCCATGGATAGAACATGCACTGTCGTATTTTCTATTAGATATTAGACAATATCTCTACTTTTCCGGATGTCTCTAATTTACACAAGTATAAAGTAAAGGATGAACTCCGACCACTAATTATCTTACtaagtaaaataaatctttatttaaaaattcaattcaaaattatttaataattcgaAAATTATATTTCCTTCGTGTATAATGATTTTGTTTACTAAGGAGTTATTTATGAATGATATTATAATAGGAAACGGTTCGCTACGTCCGTCCTtacaatcaattaattttaatcgcTTAGGGCTTCTATTTCATAATTACCGTGTCTCATTGaacttgtaattaataaaaatatagatttataatatgtacatacatcATATGACGAAACGAGGGATTGGTGCCGCGAGGCCATCAATCAACCAGTGTGCGCCGCACAAAAGCTAGTCCCTGTTATAAGCTGCTACTGTTGGCATTCATCAATCATGGATTACGCGAGGTAATAATTATTGACAGATAGAATTACAGAAGACGTTGCATTACGGTCCAATAAGAGTATCCACTAATGACGCGAGCTCGAAGTGGAGCCGTCATCAATATTAAGAATGCGTTTTGCAACGAGGCCTTTGTGTGCGTCACGTGGCGAGGATTTAGGTGTCGGTGTGCGTGCGGCGCCCGCCGGTAGCAGTTCACGGGATGGGCGCATTACTCAGGCGCGAGTGGGCGGTCACCCACGCACTGAGCGCTGTGAAATTGTCCACAAACTTGTGCGGACACGTCCCACGTGATAGTAAAATTATCACATgggtacctacatatatattcCAAAAAACACCTCCGTATAGATTTAATCGAGGTCGCTATCAGTACTGCAAGGCACGTGCATCAACTTGAGCACTAGAGtacttacttatttataaaaagattacTGCTCGAAGCGACTTTACGTCATATCACTTAAGTCTATCTATGCCTTGTAGTTTTACTGCTTAGTTTACTTTTACACTGTttcttgaataaaaattatatttataagaattatAAAGTCCATAATGTTAATTTCTTTTCTATATTGTGCTCATATAGGATGTGAAAGTATTTCCTGTTTAtccgatattaataaaataaagcataacGATCATGCACGTCGATAATGATTTTTGATAACACAGTCTATATCATGGTTCACCGTGAAAAACTGTCCTAAAAAAATCctttgtcaataaaataaaggttttcAGTCTGAAATTTAAGAATATCCATTTTGCTGAGTCActgaa from Melitaea cinxia chromosome 15, ilMelCinx1.1, whole genome shotgun sequence includes:
- the LOC123660125 gene encoding enhancer of split mbeta protein-like — encoded protein: MSYDLAYPLTDDGPQPVSRTYQYRKVMKPMLERKRRARINRCLDELKELMVSALQSEGENVAKLEKADILELTVRHLHKLRRQRRLSLNPTVDADRFRAGFTHAANEVSRCLASIPGVDVRLGTQLMTHLGHKLNDIQRAAAGTDTPPASPPSPALSTVSSSSGYVTPSPPASPVPVHTAVPLDCSTNSFTKSSPVWRPW